In one Drosophila albomicans strain 15112-1751.03 chromosome X, ASM965048v2, whole genome shotgun sequence genomic region, the following are encoded:
- the LOC117566743 gene encoding phospholipid-transporting ATPase ID isoform X6: MQGVRRESGRQRPDTLELSVLGQNDATKQQQQKQELEQQQQQLPQAMQTAAATRRSRWFHFARKSRSRRRLCGEEEQLQLALEAQTDAEDEETAAATAAAAQQVRLAQPETMNIGNSMLTINTPKTATTTSTNASDNGRDDSFYSLVNASTSAQAAAADNSHSNAPTTVVAVDVEQQYKEQPQLVGKPRLSMLQRWASWRRSAPDSLPSRRRNPSQVDQLEQQQVSASASARNLRRVSQLRRRRSSYYFSDNERRIRANDKDFNSQFKYHNNYIKTSKYSLLTFLPFNLLEQFQRLANFYFLCLLVLQLIPAISSLTPVTTAIPLIGVLTLTAVKDAYDDIQRHLSDSQVNNRKSKTLRNGKLIEAKWSEVQVGDVIRLDNNQFVAADILLLTTSEPNGLCFIETAELDGETNLKAKQCLMETTELGDQHDLLWNFNGEIICERPNNLLNKFEGTLIWKNQRFALDNDKILLRGCVLRNTQWCYGLVVFAGVDTKLMQNSGKTQFKSTGVDRLLNFIIIGIVLFLVSICALFAIGCAVWEGLIGQHFQLYLPWEHIIPQEMVASGATVIGLLVFFSYAIVLNTVVPISLYVSVEVIRFVQSFLINWDEEMYYARTHTYAKARTTTLNEELGQIQYIFSDKTGTLTQNIMTFNKCSINGRTYGDVIDLRTGELIDINDIVEPIDFSANPHHEADFRWYDRTLLDAVRSDEEHAHNFFRLLALCHTVMAETVDGRLEYQAQSPDEAALVSAARNFGFVFRTRTPNSITIEVMGRLEEYELLHILDFNNVRKRMSVILRRGNSVVLYCKGADNVIYDRLHGGQEDLKARTQDHLNKFAGEGLRTLVLAERRLTEEYYNDWRVRQTEAALSMDSREQKLNAMYEEIESDMQLVGVTAIEDKLQDGVPKSIANLQNAGIKIWVLTGDKQETAINIGYSCQLLTDELVDVFIVDGSSVEEVEKQLRQFKESIKIFDRFRPGGTEAMNQLHSESSMDPMNVTMTQTSAFMQDTNGSPIPQPPPAISVVTFRWDAKIKDNKGGPDSAECNDLFGDAEKSDDGRRTAPSIVVDETTGFALVVNGHSLVHCLSPELESKFLDIASQCKAVICCRVTPLQKALVVELIKRAKNAVTLAIGDGANDVSMIKAAHIGVGISGQEGLQAVLSSDYAIAQFCYLERLLLVHGRWSYYRMCKFLRYFFYKNFAFTLCHCWYSLFCGFSAQTVFDPMFISVYNLFYTSLPVLALGVFEQDVSDKNSVEYPRLYTPGLKSELFNIREFIYSVLHGAFTSLILFLIPYGVYKDGVSHNGYILSDHMTLGAVVATILIVDNTAQIALYTSYWTIVNHVTIWGSLIWYFVLDYFYNYVIGGPYVGSLTQAIKDVSFWVTMLITVVMLMAPVLAYKFYLLDVHPSLSDKIRQKSLKKMHSRVSSDVRRTPSSRRGRRSVRSGYAFAHQEGFGRLITSGKIMHKLPQDFAFPLGLGTKKTQALHNNIGSADGKQAPPGGGPNHHHHPHPHHHHNNSHNHSQGNNINNNNNNNTNLRHNQNNQQQIHSSMADIRGDGRGSGDTRRSSDAGTDDMSPRAPCQDLDTINL; this comes from the exons ATGCAGGGCGTTCGAAGAGAGAGTGGACGCCAGCGACCGGATACGCTGGAGCTGTCGGTGCTGGGACAAAACGATGccacaaagcagcaacagcaaaagcaagagctggagcaacagcaacagcagctgccacaagcGATGCAAACGGCGGCGGCAACGCGTCGCTCACGCTGGTTTCACTTTGCACGCAAATCGCGGAGTCGTCGACGTCTTTGTGGCGAGgaggagcaactgcagctggcgCTGGAGGCACAAACGGATGCCGAGGATGAGGAGACGGCAGCGGCGACTGCGGCGGCAGCACAGCAAGTGCGTCTAGCGCAGCCGGAAACAATGAACATTGGCAACTCGATGCTGACAATCAATACGCCAAAGACGGCGACAACCACATCGACCAATGCCTCGGACAATGGACGTGACGATAGCTTCTATAGTCTGGTGAATGCAAGCACAAGTGCACaagctgctgccgctgacaACTCCCACTCGAATGCCCCcacaactgttgttgctgttgatgtggAGCAACAGTACAAGGAGCAACCGCAATTGGTCGGAAAACCACGCTTGTCGATGCTGCAGCGTTGGGCCAGCTGGCGACGCAGTGCTCCGGACAGTTTGCCGAGCAGACGTCGCAATCCCAGTCAAGTGGATCAACTGGAGCAGCAACAGGTCTCTGCCTCCGCCTCTGCGCGCAATTTGCGACGCGTCTCCCAGCTGCGACGTCGTCGTAGCTCTTACTATTTCTCGG ACAATGAACGTAGAATACGCGCCAACGACAAAGATTTCAATTCACAGTTCAAATATCAC AACAATTATATTAAGACATCGAAGTATTCGCTGCTAACGTTCCTGCCGTTCAATCTGCTGGAGCAGTTCCAGCGTCTGGCCAACTTCTATTTCCTGTGCCTGCTGGTGCTCCAGCTGATCCCGGCGATCTCCTCGCTGACGCCCGTCACAACAGCGATACCGTTGATCGGTGTGCTAACGCTAACTGCTGTCAAGGATGCCTACGATGATATT caacgccaTCTATCGGACTCGCAGGTGAACAATCGCAAATCGAAGACGTTACGCAACGGTAAACTGATCGAGGCCAAATGGTCTGAGGTGCAAGTTGGCGATGTCATCCGTTTGGATAACAATCAATTTGTCGCCGCCGATATATTGCTGCTGACCACATCGGAACCCAATGGCCTGTGCTTCATTGAGACCGCTGAATTGGATGGCGAGACGAATCTGAAGGCGAAACAATGCCTGATGGAGACAACTGAGCTGGGCGATCAACATGATCTGCTGTGGAATTTCAACGGCGAGATCATTTGCGAGCGACCCAACAATCTACTCAACAAATTCGAGGGCACTCTGATCTGGAAGAATCAGCGTTTCGCTCTCGATAACGACAAGATTCTGCTTCGTGGTTGTGTCCTTCGCAATACGCAATGGTGCTACGGCCTCGTTGTCTTCGCCGGCGTCGACACGAAGCTAATGCAGAACTCGGGGAAGACACAGTTCAAGAGCACCGGCGTCGATCGTCTGCTCAACTTTATCATCATTGGG ATTGTGCTCTTTCTCGTCTCGATCTGCGCTTTGTTCGCCATCGGCTGCGCAGTGTGGGAAGGTCTGATCGGCCAGCACTTTCAGCTATATCTGCCCTGGGAGCACATAATACCCCAAGAGATGGTGGCATCGGGTGCCACAGTGATCGGGCTGCTCGTATTCTTCTCGTACGCCATAGTCTTAAACACAGTTGTGCCAATCTCCCTCTATGTTTCAGTAGAG GTCATACGCTTTGTTCAGTCGTTCCTCATCAATTGGGACGAGGAAATGTACTATGCACGCACCCACACATATGCCAAAGCACGCACCACAACCCTCAACGAGGAGCTCGGCCAGATTCAATACATCTTCTCGGACAAGACGGGCACCTTGACTCAGAACATCATGACCTTCAACAAGTGCAGCATTAATGGTCGCACCTACGGTGATGTCATCGACCTGCGCACCGGCGAGCTCATCGATATCAACGAC ATTGTCGAACCCATTGACTTCTCGGCGAATCCACATCACGAGGCAGACTTTCGTTGGTACGATCGAACGCTGTTGGATGCCGTGCGTTCGGATGAGGAGCATGCCCACAATTTCTTTCGCTTGCTCGCACTTTGTCACACGGTGATGGCGGAAACTGTCGACGGCCGACTCGAGTATCAGGCGCAGAGTCCCGACGAGGCTGCCCTCGTGTCGGCAGCCCGTAACTTTGGCTTTGTGTTTCGCACACGCACACCAAACAGTATTACCATCGAAGTGATGGGTCGCTTAGAG GAATACGAACTACTGCACATTCTGGATTTTAACAATGTGCGCAAACGCATGTCGGTCATTCTGCGACGCGGCAACTCTGTGGTGCTCTACTGCAAGGGGGCTGACAATGTGATATACGATCGTCTGCATGGCGGGCAAGAGGATCTTAAGGCGCGCACTCAGGATCACTTGAAT AAATTCGCTGGCGAAGGTCTGCGCACTCTGGTGCTGGCCGAGCGCCGCCTGACCGAGGAGTACTACAATGATTGGCGCGTGCGCCAGACGGAGGCGGCTCTCTCGATGGACTCGCGTGAACAGAAGCTGAACGCGATGTACGAGGAGATCGAAAGCGATATGCAGCTGGTGGGCGTGACAGCCATTGAGGATAAGCTGCAGGATGGAGTGCCCAAATCGATAGCCAATCTGCAGAATGCTGGCATTAAGATCTGGGTGCTGACTGGCGATAAGCAGG AAACTGCCATTAACATTGGCTACTCGTGTCAGCTGCTGACCGATGAACTCGTCGACGTCTTCATCGTGGACGGCAGCTCTGTGGAGGAGGTCGAGAAGCAGTTGCGGCAATTTAAGGAGTCTATCAAGATATTTGATCGCTTTCGACCTGGCG GCACCGAGGCGATGAATCAGCTGCACAGCGAGAGCAGCATGGACCCCATGAACGTGACGATGACACAGACATCGGCGTTCATGCAGGACACAAATGGATCGCCGATCCCACAGCCGCCACCGGCTATTTCGGTGGTTACCTTTAGGTGGGATGCCAAAATTAAGGATAATAAGGGCGGACCGGACAG CGCCGAGTGCAATGATCTCTTTGGAGATGCTGAGAAAAGCGACGACGGCCGACGAACCGCGCCCTCAATTGTTGTTGACGAGACGACGGGCTTTGCACTCGTCGTGAATGGACACTCGCTCGTCCACTGCCTCTCGCCGGAGTTGGAAAGCAA ATTCTTGGACATTGCCTCGCAGTGCAAGGCGGTGATCTGTTGTCGCGTGACGCCGCTGCAGAAGGCGCTGGTCGTCGAACTTATCAAGCGTGCCAAAAATGCCGTCACCCTGGCCATAGGCGATGGCGCCAACGATGTCTCCATGATCAAAG CTGCTCACATTGGCGTGGGCATCTCAGGTCAGGAGGGTCTGCAGGCGGTGCTATCGAGCGACTATGCGATCGCACAGTTTTGTTATCTGGAGCGTTTGCTGCTGGTTCACGGTCGCTGGTCGTATTATCGCATGTGCAAATTTCTGCGCTACTTTTTCTACAAGAACTTTGCATTTACGCTCTGCCACTGTTGGTATTCGCTCTTCTGTGGCTTCAGTGCGCAG ACCGTTTTCGATCCGATGTTCATATCGGTGTATAATCTGTTCTACACATCGCTGCCGGTGTTGGCGCTGGGCGTCTTCGAGCAGGACGTGTCGGACAAGAACAGTGTCGAGTATCCGCGTTTGTATACGCCGGGCCTCAAGAGCGAACTGTTCAACATACGCGAGTTTATATACAGCGTACTCCATGGCGCCTTCACATCGCTCATTCTGTTTCTTATACCGTATGGCGTCTATAAGGATGGCGTCTCCCACAATGGCTACATACTCTCAGATCACATGACACTCGGGGCCGTTGTTGCCACCATTCTCATTGTCGACAACACAGCTCAG ATTGCTTTATACACTTCGTACTGGACGATTGTGAATCATGTGACCATTTGGGGCAGTCTCATCTGGTACTTTGTGCTCGATTATTTCTACAACTATGTCATCGGTGGACCGTACGTTGGCTCCCTCACGCAGGCCATCAAGGATGTCTCCTTCTGGGTGACGATGCTGATCACTGTCGTCATGTTGATGGCGCCCGTGCTCGCCTACAAGTTCTATCTGTTAGACGTGCATCCCAGCTTGTCTGACAAG ATCCGTCAAAAGTCGCTGAAGAAGATGCATTCGCGGGTCTCAAGCGATGTGCGTCGCACGCCTTCATCGCGTCGCGGTCGTCGTTCCGTTCGCTCTGGCTACGCCTTTGCCCATCAG GAGGGCTTTGGCCGGCTGATCACGTCGGGCAAGATAATGCACAAGCTGCCGCAGGACTTTGCGTTTCCGCTCGGTTTGGGCACCAAGAAGACGCAGGCACTGCACAACAACATTGGCTCGGCTGATGGCAAGCAGGCGCCACCTGGCGGCGGTCCgaatcaccatcatcatccgcatccgcatcatcatcacaatAACAGTCACAATCACAGTCAgggcaacaacatcaacaataataataacaacaacacgaacctGCGACACAATCAAAACAATCAGCAACAAATTCACTCGTCCATGGCGGACATTCGGGGCGATGGGCGTGGCAGCGGGGATACACGACGCAGCAGCGATGCCGGCACCGATGACATGAGTCCTCGAGCACCTTGTCAGGACTTGGATACGATTAATCTGTAG
- the LOC117566743 gene encoding phospholipid-transporting ATPase ID isoform X2 encodes MQGVRRESGRQRPDTLELSVLGQNDATKQQQQKQELEQQQQQLPQAMQTAAATRRSRWFHFARKSRSRRRLCGEEEQLQLALEAQTDAEDEETAAATAAAAQQVRLAQPETMNIGNSMLTINTPKTATTTSTNASDNGRDDSFYSLVNASTSAQAAAADNSHSNAPTTVVAVDVEQQYKEQPQLVGKPRLSMLQRWASWRRSAPDSLPSRRRNPSQVDQLEQQQVSASASARNLRRVSQLRRRRSSYYFSDNERRIRANDKDFNSQFKYHNNYIKTSKYSLLTFLPFNLLEQFQRLANFYFLCLLVLQLIPAISSLTPVTTAIPLIGVLTLTAVKDAYDDIQRHLSDSQVNNRKSKTLRNGKLIEAKWSEVQVGDVIRLDNNQFVAADILLLTTSEPNGLCFIETAELDGETNLKAKQCLMETTELGDQHDLLWNFNGEIICERPNNLLNKFEGTLIWKNQRFALDNDKILLRGCVLRNTQWCYGLVVFAGVDTKLMQNSGKTQFKSTGVDRLLNFIIIGIVLFLVSICALFAIGCAVWEGLIGQHFQLYLPWEHIIPQEMVASGATVIGLLVFFSYAIVLNTVVPISLYVSVEVIRFVQSFLINWDEEMYYARTHTYAKARTTTLNEELGQIQYIFSDKTGTLTQNIMTFNKCSINGRTYGDVIDLRTGELIDINDQAIFQTSSSSNCASSNSNNNSSSAGSSSKPVAVVTPTPPTILVHAAEVHGRRKSAVLVTTAGGTQLASNATQLQGRIAAAEQLLQTVENPLATATQQQQQRKQVHYLSPSRSNSNEDELDDPGGATTTASNSGGRSSRGSGGSLGACFTRGSGARMRRQLSSLSNCSSSGDKVIILHDQQLEQLEQFEQPEQLEQQQHEHEHEQTHQTNRKLRQFHASCSSSATATAIDSGCCAPFRCHNNNSNSRLPTTAAATCNSNRNSSAQQRYLSTHRFATNWSSSHQKVHIVEPIDFSANPHHEADFRWYDRTLLDAVRSDEEHAHNFFRLLALCHTVMAETVDGRLEYQAQSPDEAALVSAARNFGFVFRTRTPNSITIEVMGRLEEYELLHILDFNNVRKRMSVILRRGNSVVLYCKGADNVIYDRLHGGQEDLKARTQDHLNKFAGEGLRTLVLAERRLTEEYYNDWRVRQTEAALSMDSREQKLNAMYEEIESDMQLVGVTAIEDKLQDGVPKSIANLQNAGIKIWVLTGDKQETAINIGYSCQLLTDELVDVFIVDGSSVEEVEKQLRQFKESIKIFDRFRPGGTEAMNQLHSESSMDPMNVTMTQTSAFMQDTNGSPIPQPPPAISVVTFRWDAKIKDNKGGPDSAECNDLFGDAEKSDDGRRTAPSIVVDETTGFALVVNGHSLVHCLSPELESKFLDIASQCKAVICCRVTPLQKALVVELIKRAKNAVTLAIGDGANDVSMIKAAHIGVGISGQEGLQAVLSSDYAIAQFCYLERLLLVHGRWSYYRMCKFLRYFFYKNFAFTLCHCWYSLFCGFSAQTVFDPMFISVYNLFYTSLPVLALGVFEQDVSDKNSVEYPRLYTPGLKSELFNIREFIYSVLHGAFTSLILFLIPYGVYKDGVSHNGYILSDHMTLGAVVATILIVDNTAQIALYTSYWTIVNHVTIWGSLIWYFVLDYFYNYVIGGPYVGSLTQAIKDVSFWVTMLITVVMLMAPVLAYKFYLLDVHPSLSDKIRQKSLKKMHSRVSSDVRRTPSSRRGRRSVRSGYAFAHQEGFGRLITSGKIMHKLPQDFAFPLGLGTKKTQALHNNIGSADGKQAPPGGGPNHHHHPHPHHHHNNSHNHSQGNNINNNNNNNTNLRHNQNNQQQIHSSMADIRGDGRGSGDTRRSSDAGTDDMSPRAPCQDLDTINL; translated from the exons ATGCAGGGCGTTCGAAGAGAGAGTGGACGCCAGCGACCGGATACGCTGGAGCTGTCGGTGCTGGGACAAAACGATGccacaaagcagcaacagcaaaagcaagagctggagcaacagcaacagcagctgccacaagcGATGCAAACGGCGGCGGCAACGCGTCGCTCACGCTGGTTTCACTTTGCACGCAAATCGCGGAGTCGTCGACGTCTTTGTGGCGAGgaggagcaactgcagctggcgCTGGAGGCACAAACGGATGCCGAGGATGAGGAGACGGCAGCGGCGACTGCGGCGGCAGCACAGCAAGTGCGTCTAGCGCAGCCGGAAACAATGAACATTGGCAACTCGATGCTGACAATCAATACGCCAAAGACGGCGACAACCACATCGACCAATGCCTCGGACAATGGACGTGACGATAGCTTCTATAGTCTGGTGAATGCAAGCACAAGTGCACaagctgctgccgctgacaACTCCCACTCGAATGCCCCcacaactgttgttgctgttgatgtggAGCAACAGTACAAGGAGCAACCGCAATTGGTCGGAAAACCACGCTTGTCGATGCTGCAGCGTTGGGCCAGCTGGCGACGCAGTGCTCCGGACAGTTTGCCGAGCAGACGTCGCAATCCCAGTCAAGTGGATCAACTGGAGCAGCAACAGGTCTCTGCCTCCGCCTCTGCGCGCAATTTGCGACGCGTCTCCCAGCTGCGACGTCGTCGTAGCTCTTACTATTTCTCGG ACAATGAACGTAGAATACGCGCCAACGACAAAGATTTCAATTCACAGTTCAAATATCAC AACAATTATATTAAGACATCGAAGTATTCGCTGCTAACGTTCCTGCCGTTCAATCTGCTGGAGCAGTTCCAGCGTCTGGCCAACTTCTATTTCCTGTGCCTGCTGGTGCTCCAGCTGATCCCGGCGATCTCCTCGCTGACGCCCGTCACAACAGCGATACCGTTGATCGGTGTGCTAACGCTAACTGCTGTCAAGGATGCCTACGATGATATT caacgccaTCTATCGGACTCGCAGGTGAACAATCGCAAATCGAAGACGTTACGCAACGGTAAACTGATCGAGGCCAAATGGTCTGAGGTGCAAGTTGGCGATGTCATCCGTTTGGATAACAATCAATTTGTCGCCGCCGATATATTGCTGCTGACCACATCGGAACCCAATGGCCTGTGCTTCATTGAGACCGCTGAATTGGATGGCGAGACGAATCTGAAGGCGAAACAATGCCTGATGGAGACAACTGAGCTGGGCGATCAACATGATCTGCTGTGGAATTTCAACGGCGAGATCATTTGCGAGCGACCCAACAATCTACTCAACAAATTCGAGGGCACTCTGATCTGGAAGAATCAGCGTTTCGCTCTCGATAACGACAAGATTCTGCTTCGTGGTTGTGTCCTTCGCAATACGCAATGGTGCTACGGCCTCGTTGTCTTCGCCGGCGTCGACACGAAGCTAATGCAGAACTCGGGGAAGACACAGTTCAAGAGCACCGGCGTCGATCGTCTGCTCAACTTTATCATCATTGGG ATTGTGCTCTTTCTCGTCTCGATCTGCGCTTTGTTCGCCATCGGCTGCGCAGTGTGGGAAGGTCTGATCGGCCAGCACTTTCAGCTATATCTGCCCTGGGAGCACATAATACCCCAAGAGATGGTGGCATCGGGTGCCACAGTGATCGGGCTGCTCGTATTCTTCTCGTACGCCATAGTCTTAAACACAGTTGTGCCAATCTCCCTCTATGTTTCAGTAGAG GTCATACGCTTTGTTCAGTCGTTCCTCATCAATTGGGACGAGGAAATGTACTATGCACGCACCCACACATATGCCAAAGCACGCACCACAACCCTCAACGAGGAGCTCGGCCAGATTCAATACATCTTCTCGGACAAGACGGGCACCTTGACTCAGAACATCATGACCTTCAACAAGTGCAGCATTAATGGTCGCACCTACGGTGATGTCATCGACCTGCGCACCGGCGAGCTCATCGATATCAACGAC CAAGCAATTTTCCAaactagcagcagcagcaactgcgccagcagcaacagtaacaacaatagcagcagcgccggcagcagcagcaagcctGTTGCAGTTGTCACGCCCACGCCGCCCACCATATTGGTGCATGCCGCCGAGGTGCATGGACGAAGAAAAAGCGCCGTGCTGGTGACCACAGCCGGTGGCACGCAGCTGGCCAGCAATGCGACGCAGTTGCAGGGACGCATTGCTGCCGCCGAGCAACTGTTGCAGACAGTGGAGAATCCATTGGCCAcagccacacaacaacaacagcaacgcaaaCAAGTGCACTATTTATCGCCCagtcgcagcaacagcaacgaggaTGAGCTCGACGATCCGGGCggggcgacaacaacagcgagcaATAGCGGGGGACGTTCGTCGAGGGGCAGCGGCGGCTCGTTGGGCGCTTGCTTTACGCGTGGCAGCGGCGCACGCATGCGACGACAGCTGTCGAGCTTGtccaactgcagcagcagcggcgacaAAGTAATAATCTTGCATGATCAGCAACTAGAGCAACTCGAACAATTCGAACAACCAGAACAActcgagcaacagcaacacgaacACGAGCACGAACAAACGCATCAAACTAATCGCAAGCTGCGCCAATTCCATGCTTCATGCTCATCctcagccacagccacagcaatagATAGCGGTTGTTGTGCGCCCTTTcgatgccacaacaacaacagcaacagcagattgccaacaacagcagcagcaacttgcaacagcaaccgcaacagcagcgcacAGCAACGTTATCTCAGCACACACCGCTTTGCCACAAATTGGAGTTCGTCACACCAAAAAGTGCAC ATTGTCGAACCCATTGACTTCTCGGCGAATCCACATCACGAGGCAGACTTTCGTTGGTACGATCGAACGCTGTTGGATGCCGTGCGTTCGGATGAGGAGCATGCCCACAATTTCTTTCGCTTGCTCGCACTTTGTCACACGGTGATGGCGGAAACTGTCGACGGCCGACTCGAGTATCAGGCGCAGAGTCCCGACGAGGCTGCCCTCGTGTCGGCAGCCCGTAACTTTGGCTTTGTGTTTCGCACACGCACACCAAACAGTATTACCATCGAAGTGATGGGTCGCTTAGAG GAATACGAACTACTGCACATTCTGGATTTTAACAATGTGCGCAAACGCATGTCGGTCATTCTGCGACGCGGCAACTCTGTGGTGCTCTACTGCAAGGGGGCTGACAATGTGATATACGATCGTCTGCATGGCGGGCAAGAGGATCTTAAGGCGCGCACTCAGGATCACTTGAAT AAATTCGCTGGCGAAGGTCTGCGCACTCTGGTGCTGGCCGAGCGCCGCCTGACCGAGGAGTACTACAATGATTGGCGCGTGCGCCAGACGGAGGCGGCTCTCTCGATGGACTCGCGTGAACAGAAGCTGAACGCGATGTACGAGGAGATCGAAAGCGATATGCAGCTGGTGGGCGTGACAGCCATTGAGGATAAGCTGCAGGATGGAGTGCCCAAATCGATAGCCAATCTGCAGAATGCTGGCATTAAGATCTGGGTGCTGACTGGCGATAAGCAGG AAACTGCCATTAACATTGGCTACTCGTGTCAGCTGCTGACCGATGAACTCGTCGACGTCTTCATCGTGGACGGCAGCTCTGTGGAGGAGGTCGAGAAGCAGTTGCGGCAATTTAAGGAGTCTATCAAGATATTTGATCGCTTTCGACCTGGCG GCACCGAGGCGATGAATCAGCTGCACAGCGAGAGCAGCATGGACCCCATGAACGTGACGATGACACAGACATCGGCGTTCATGCAGGACACAAATGGATCGCCGATCCCACAGCCGCCACCGGCTATTTCGGTGGTTACCTTTAGGTGGGATGCCAAAATTAAGGATAATAAGGGCGGACCGGACAG CGCCGAGTGCAATGATCTCTTTGGAGATGCTGAGAAAAGCGACGACGGCCGACGAACCGCGCCCTCAATTGTTGTTGACGAGACGACGGGCTTTGCACTCGTCGTGAATGGACACTCGCTCGTCCACTGCCTCTCGCCGGAGTTGGAAAGCAA ATTCTTGGACATTGCCTCGCAGTGCAAGGCGGTGATCTGTTGTCGCGTGACGCCGCTGCAGAAGGCGCTGGTCGTCGAACTTATCAAGCGTGCCAAAAATGCCGTCACCCTGGCCATAGGCGATGGCGCCAACGATGTCTCCATGATCAAAG CTGCTCACATTGGCGTGGGCATCTCAGGTCAGGAGGGTCTGCAGGCGGTGCTATCGAGCGACTATGCGATCGCACAGTTTTGTTATCTGGAGCGTTTGCTGCTGGTTCACGGTCGCTGGTCGTATTATCGCATGTGCAAATTTCTGCGCTACTTTTTCTACAAGAACTTTGCATTTACGCTCTGCCACTGTTGGTATTCGCTCTTCTGTGGCTTCAGTGCGCAG ACCGTTTTCGATCCGATGTTCATATCGGTGTATAATCTGTTCTACACATCGCTGCCGGTGTTGGCGCTGGGCGTCTTCGAGCAGGACGTGTCGGACAAGAACAGTGTCGAGTATCCGCGTTTGTATACGCCGGGCCTCAAGAGCGAACTGTTCAACATACGCGAGTTTATATACAGCGTACTCCATGGCGCCTTCACATCGCTCATTCTGTTTCTTATACCGTATGGCGTCTATAAGGATGGCGTCTCCCACAATGGCTACATACTCTCAGATCACATGACACTCGGGGCCGTTGTTGCCACCATTCTCATTGTCGACAACACAGCTCAG ATTGCTTTATACACTTCGTACTGGACGATTGTGAATCATGTGACCATTTGGGGCAGTCTCATCTGGTACTTTGTGCTCGATTATTTCTACAACTATGTCATCGGTGGACCGTACGTTGGCTCCCTCACGCAGGCCATCAAGGATGTCTCCTTCTGGGTGACGATGCTGATCACTGTCGTCATGTTGATGGCGCCCGTGCTCGCCTACAAGTTCTATCTGTTAGACGTGCATCCCAGCTTGTCTGACAAG ATCCGTCAAAAGTCGCTGAAGAAGATGCATTCGCGGGTCTCAAGCGATGTGCGTCGCACGCCTTCATCGCGTCGCGGTCGTCGTTCCGTTCGCTCTGGCTACGCCTTTGCCCATCAG GAGGGCTTTGGCCGGCTGATCACGTCGGGCAAGATAATGCACAAGCTGCCGCAGGACTTTGCGTTTCCGCTCGGTTTGGGCACCAAGAAGACGCAGGCACTGCACAACAACATTGGCTCGGCTGATGGCAAGCAGGCGCCACCTGGCGGCGGTCCgaatcaccatcatcatccgcatccgcatcatcatcacaatAACAGTCACAATCACAGTCAgggcaacaacatcaacaataataataacaacaacacgaacctGCGACACAATCAAAACAATCAGCAACAAATTCACTCGTCCATGGCGGACATTCGGGGCGATGGGCGTGGCAGCGGGGATACACGACGCAGCAGCGATGCCGGCACCGATGACATGAGTCCTCGAGCACCTTGTCAGGACTTGGATACGATTAATCTGTAG